From a region of the Pseudomonadota bacterium genome:
- a CDS encoding protein-disulfide reductase DsbD N-terminal domain-containing protein, whose protein sequence is MTRMFVLNRCIVALLVFCCFPQFVVSSRAETPGASDFYRLSATLVKGNKLVLAYDIHPCCYLYKRSFSFQVLDSDVIVSQVSFPESLRHNDEFFGEVEIYRGEVLITLDLNFTRVGRRSDSLSVTAWHQGCSDEGICFLPDRNVLSFTTFPGPQ, encoded by the coding sequence ATGACTAGAATGTTCGTCCTCAATCGATGCATCGTCGCATTGTTAGTCTTTTGCTGCTTCCCACAGTTTGTTGTATCCAGCAGGGCTGAGACGCCTGGCGCGAGCGACTTTTATAGGTTATCTGCAACGTTAGTCAAGGGTAATAAGTTAGTACTCGCTTACGATATTCACCCCTGTTGCTATTTGTATAAGCGTAGTTTCTCGTTTCAAGTGTTAGACTCTGATGTGATCGTTAGTCAGGTTTCGTTTCCGGAGTCTTTGAGGCATAACGATGAATTTTTTGGAGAAGTAGAGATTTATAGAGGAGAAGTTCTCATTACTTTGGATCTAAACTTTACTAGAGTCGGTCGGCGAAGCGACTCATTAAGCGTCACCGCATGGCATCAAGGATGTTCAGACGAGGGTATTTGTTTTTTGCCTGATCGTAATGTATTGAGCTTTACTACTTTCCCCGGCCCTCAATGA
- a CDS encoding NAD-dependent epimerase/dehydratase family protein: MHRLLIVGFGDVGKRFAARYASRFNLSVVSRTKTGESPSWIRSINWLHADLDEPRTLQKLAGLSEGVIYLAPPNSSGDTDMRIRNFLRSIASGVSIPQRLVYMSTTGVYGDCAGECVSETRATNPQTGRARRRLDAEAQVRAWSQRTGCASMILRVPGIYASDRLPLSRLKKELPTLMADEDSFSNHIHADDLAQIVFLTLFRGKSGRIYNCIDDSRIKIGDYLDLVADRSGLSKLRRITKSEARDVLPEMLWSFHAESRLVLNDRMKKELKVRLRYATVQDGVPITSRVSDD, translated from the coding sequence ATGCATAGGTTGTTGATCGTCGGGTTTGGAGATGTTGGGAAACGATTTGCCGCCCGTTATGCCTCTCGTTTTAACTTGTCTGTTGTATCGAGGACGAAGACTGGGGAGTCTCCTTCCTGGATAAGATCAATCAATTGGTTGCATGCAGATCTTGATGAACCGAGAACTCTGCAGAAGCTGGCGGGCCTGTCGGAAGGTGTGATTTATCTCGCGCCTCCAAATTCATCCGGGGATACTGATATGCGAATTCGCAATTTTTTAAGATCTATTGCATCAGGTGTAAGCATACCACAGCGACTTGTTTATATGAGCACGACCGGTGTCTATGGCGATTGCGCGGGTGAATGTGTGAGTGAAACGCGGGCGACTAACCCTCAAACAGGCCGTGCACGAAGACGGCTTGATGCAGAAGCGCAAGTGCGAGCCTGGTCGCAACGCACGGGGTGTGCGTCAATGATTCTGCGAGTGCCAGGGATCTATGCGTCCGATCGACTTCCGTTGAGTAGGCTCAAGAAGGAGTTGCCGACTTTAATGGCTGATGAGGATAGCTTCTCTAACCATATTCATGCTGACGATTTGGCGCAGATAGTTTTTCTGACACTTTTCCGGGGTAAGAGCGGTCGAATATACAATTGTATTGATGATTCGAGGATAAAAATTGGTGATTATTTAGATCTGGTAGCGGATAGGTCAGGGCTCTCAAAGCTGAGACGAATCACTAAGTCTGAAGCGAGAGACGTGTTACCTGAAATGTTGTGGTCATTTCACGCGGAGTCTCGATTGGTTTTGAATGATCGGATGAAAAAAGAGCTTAAGGTACGCTTACGGTACGCGACAGTACAGGACGGTGTGCCGATAACAAGCCGTGTGTCAGATGACTAG
- the gcvH gene encoding glycine cleavage system protein GcvH → MLNDEKIKFSETHQWIQLNEEGVASVGISDYAQDSLGDVVYIELPSLGSVFKAGEQCGLIESVKTASDLFIPVAGEVVAVNEVLREQPELINELPQKTWIFKVKVIDVRPIEALMSQAQYLEFVATE, encoded by the coding sequence ATGTTAAATGATGAGAAGATAAAGTTTAGCGAGACGCATCAGTGGATCCAACTTAATGAAGAGGGTGTTGCATCAGTTGGTATAAGTGATTACGCTCAGGATTCTCTCGGGGACGTAGTCTATATTGAGTTGCCCTCACTGGGTTCTGTATTCAAAGCAGGCGAGCAATGTGGGCTTATCGAGTCGGTGAAGACTGCATCTGACTTATTTATCCCGGTGGCTGGAGAGGTTGTCGCTGTCAATGAGGTATTGAGAGAGCAGCCCGAATTAATTAATGAACTGCCTCAAAAGACATGGATATTTAAGGTGAAGGTGATAGATGTGAGACCCATTGAGGCGCTAATGAGTCAAGCTCAATACCTTGAATTTGTAGCGACAGAATAG
- the accB gene encoding acetyl-CoA carboxylase biotin carboxyl carrier protein translates to MDLRKLKKLIDLVQESGIGELEITEGEETVRINSGNSRPISSDTPPPETRLVAPLVQSEVAAVVEVVPVDEGFVMKSPMVGTFYRGSNPESAPFVEVGQTVSEGETLCIVEAMKLLNEIESEKSGVIKKILVENGQPIEYGQPLFLIT, encoded by the coding sequence ATGGATTTAAGAAAATTAAAAAAATTAATTGATCTCGTGCAGGAGTCCGGGATTGGTGAGCTTGAAATCACAGAAGGTGAGGAGACAGTTCGAATTAATAGTGGCAACAGTAGGCCAATTTCATCCGATACACCGCCACCGGAGACGCGTTTGGTAGCGCCGCTCGTCCAGTCAGAGGTGGCTGCAGTTGTTGAGGTGGTTCCTGTAGATGAAGGGTTTGTGATGAAGTCTCCTATGGTAGGCACGTTCTACCGTGGTTCTAACCCGGAATCTGCACCATTTGTTGAGGTCGGCCAGACAGTCTCCGAGGGCGAGACGTTGTGTATTGTTGAGGCAATGAAGTTGCTTAATGAAATTGAGTCCGAGAAGTCCGGCGTTATTAAAAAAATTCTCGTTGAAAACGGACAACCTATTGAGTATGGCCAGCCGCTTTTTCTGATTACTTAA
- the aroQ gene encoding type II 3-dehydroquinate dehydratase yields the protein MSNERIPLEACDILVLNGPNLNLLGTREPGLYGVETLASIEARMVSKAQVAKIKLVCCQTNYEGELVSLIQQIRTAGAKFLIINAAAYTHTSIAIRDAISAVDVPFVEVHLSNIYKRERFRHHSYLSDKADAVICGLGAMGYDVALDYVLGKLKGSL from the coding sequence ATGTCAAATGAACGTATACCACTAGAGGCCTGCGATATTCTTGTGCTGAACGGTCCAAATCTCAATCTATTGGGCACGCGAGAGCCCGGCTTATACGGTGTTGAGACGCTCGCCTCAATAGAAGCGAGGATGGTTTCGAAAGCGCAAGTAGCCAAGATAAAATTAGTATGTTGTCAAACCAATTACGAAGGTGAGTTAGTCAGCCTTATTCAGCAAATAAGAACGGCTGGAGCAAAATTTTTGATTATCAACGCCGCGGCTTATACCCACACCAGCATCGCCATCCGTGATGCGATCTCGGCCGTTGATGTTCCTTTTGTTGAAGTTCATTTATCGAATATCTACAAGCGTGAGCGCTTTCGCCATCATTCGTATCTTAGTGATAAGGCTGACGCAGTGATCTGCGGACTCGGCGCTATGGGTTATGACGTTGCGTTAGATTATGTACTGGGAAAACTGAAGGGAAGCTTGTAA
- the prmA gene encoding 50S ribosomal protein L11 methyltransferase: MAWQALEFKVSGAHLEALSDVLFEAGALSVDITDADEGSLNEKAIYLEPGEEILLSWRDNLVVGLFDQDIDVTDIISIVSDALQPIQLPTPQVRLIDDQDWVRLTQQQFESIQITKRLQISPSWSAGKRASKINIILDPGLAFGTGSHATTQLCLHWLENNLVPGQEVIDYGCGSGVLGIAAKMFGAGSVVGIDIDEDALEATRYNAYRNGVDLKVVPAGDTFTEQVDIVIANILPAPLKVLAPLLDKLVKPGGHIVLSGILVAHEQELLGIYGQWFEMSTFQTMDDWVCLQGTKLSL, encoded by the coding sequence ATGGCTTGGCAGGCTTTAGAGTTCAAAGTTTCTGGAGCACACCTGGAGGCCTTGAGCGATGTGTTGTTCGAAGCTGGAGCTCTATCGGTCGACATCACTGATGCGGATGAGGGGTCACTCAACGAGAAGGCGATTTATCTCGAACCAGGAGAGGAAATTCTGCTTTCTTGGAGGGACAATTTGGTTGTCGGACTTTTTGATCAAGATATTGACGTTACTGATATTATTTCCATTGTGTCTGATGCCCTGCAACCCATACAGTTACCAACGCCTCAAGTACGCCTTATTGATGATCAAGATTGGGTCAGGCTAACACAGCAGCAATTTGAATCCATCCAAATTACAAAGCGCTTGCAAATTTCACCGAGTTGGTCGGCCGGCAAACGTGCGTCAAAAATCAATATTATTCTTGATCCGGGTCTTGCATTTGGTACAGGCAGTCATGCTACGACACAACTTTGCTTGCATTGGCTAGAGAACAATTTAGTTCCCGGGCAGGAAGTCATAGACTATGGCTGTGGATCTGGGGTTTTAGGAATAGCCGCAAAGATGTTTGGTGCAGGTAGCGTAGTTGGAATCGATATAGATGAAGATGCCTTAGAGGCAACTCGGTACAATGCGTATAGAAACGGGGTTGATTTGAAGGTGGTTCCTGCGGGAGACACTTTTACAGAACAAGTAGATATCGTCATTGCAAATATTCTGCCAGCACCTTTAAAGGTCTTAGCGCCATTGTTAGATAAGCTGGTTAAGCCAGGTGGACACATTGTGTTGTCAGGTATTTTGGTGGCTCATGAGCAAGAGTTGCTTGGTATTTACGGGCAATGGTTTGAAATGAGCACATTTCAAACCATGGATGATTGGGTTTGTTTACAAGGCACCAAGCTGAGTTTATAA
- the accC gene encoding acetyl-CoA carboxylase biotin carboxylase subunit has product MFDKILIANRGEIALRIQRACRQMGIKTVAVHSEADAEAKYVRLADESVCIGPASSTDSYLNVPAIISAAEVTDAQAIHPGYGFLSENADFAERVEQSGFVFIGPKPETIRLMGDKVSAKAAMIKAGIPVVPGSKGALPSDPKEIVVIARDVGYPVIIKASGGGGGRGMRVVHTEAALLNAVNMTKQEAQVAFGNPTVYMEKFLENPRHIEVQVLADQHKHAIYLGDRDCSLQRRHQKVIEEAPAPHIPPRERVKIGEKCAEACRKIGYRGAGTFEFLYENKKFYFIEMNTRVQVEHPVTEMITGVDIVKTQISVAYGDKLPFRQKDIQFKGHAIECRINAEHPFKFTPSPGTITTLHIPGGPGIRVDSHAYQNYYVPPYYDSLIGKLIAHGDTRAQALARMKVALSEMIVEGIETNIPLHRELVSDANFIEGGVSIHYLEKKLANP; this is encoded by the coding sequence ATGTTTGACAAGATTTTAATTGCGAATCGCGGCGAGATCGCTCTGAGAATTCAGCGAGCGTGTAGGCAGATGGGCATTAAAACTGTAGCCGTCCATTCTGAGGCGGATGCAGAAGCTAAGTATGTGCGCCTTGCAGATGAGTCAGTATGTATCGGCCCAGCTTCGAGCACGGACTCTTATCTGAATGTACCGGCAATCATTAGTGCAGCTGAAGTAACTGATGCGCAAGCGATTCATCCGGGCTATGGCTTTTTGTCGGAGAATGCCGATTTTGCTGAGCGGGTTGAGCAAAGCGGGTTTGTCTTCATTGGGCCAAAACCAGAGACGATCAGGCTAATGGGCGATAAGGTCAGCGCAAAAGCTGCGATGATCAAAGCTGGTATACCTGTTGTCCCCGGAAGCAAGGGGGCTCTTCCTAGTGACCCAAAAGAAATTGTAGTTATTGCCAGAGATGTTGGCTATCCCGTGATCATAAAAGCTTCTGGAGGTGGGGGAGGGCGGGGTATGAGAGTTGTTCACACCGAAGCGGCATTGCTTAATGCGGTGAACATGACAAAACAAGAAGCTCAAGTAGCCTTTGGTAATCCAACTGTTTACATGGAAAAGTTTTTAGAGAATCCGCGACATATTGAAGTTCAAGTTTTAGCCGATCAACATAAGCACGCTATATATTTGGGTGATAGAGATTGCTCCTTACAGCGACGCCATCAAAAGGTTATTGAAGAGGCACCAGCACCACATATTCCACCCAGGGAGAGAGTAAAAATTGGGGAGAAGTGTGCCGAGGCATGCCGAAAAATTGGATATCGAGGAGCTGGAACGTTTGAGTTTTTATATGAGAATAAAAAATTTTATTTCATTGAGATGAATACAAGGGTACAAGTAGAGCACCCTGTAACCGAAATGATTACAGGCGTAGATATCGTAAAAACCCAAATTTCTGTTGCGTATGGAGATAAATTACCCTTTCGGCAAAAAGATATTCAATTTAAGGGGCACGCAATTGAGTGCAGGATCAATGCCGAACATCCCTTCAAATTTACTCCATCACCCGGAACGATTACTACGCTCCATATCCCCGGCGGACCTGGCATTCGCGTAGATTCACACGCATATCAGAATTATTATGTGCCGCCATACTATGATTCTTTAATCGGCAAGTTAATTGCGCACGGAGACACGCGAGCGCAAGCACTTGCTAGGATGAAAGTTGCGCTATCTGAGATGATTGTCGAGGGGATTGAGACTAATATTCCGCTGCACCGTGAATTGGTGTCCGATGCAAATTTTATTGAAGGTGGTGTAAGTATTCATTACCTTGAGAAAAAACTCGCTAACCCTTAG
- a CDS encoding CDP-6-deoxy-delta-3,4-glucoseen reductase, which yields MAHKVTIQPSGNSFTTEENETILAAAMRSGYTLPYGCRNGACAACKGKIIEGTVDHGNPQSSALVDFEKRNGLTLFCQAIPLSNLIIEAREIETTGDIEVRRLPSRVQSILRVTDDIIILKLKLPSNERFQFFAGQYIDVLLSGGKRRSYSMGNPPHESEYLELHVRNMANGAFTTQVFETLKEKDILRFEGPLGTFFLREDTDKPIIFVASGTGFAPIKSIIEYTFEQGIDRPMALYWGGRRPGDIYMSDLASQWQKDHQNFSFIPVVSDGELEDKWEGRTGMVHIAAMEDFPDMANHEAYSCGVPAMVEAAHKDFTEQCGLPEDAFFADAFTPSVDPKP from the coding sequence ATGGCGCATAAAGTCACGATCCAACCTAGCGGCAATTCATTCACAACCGAAGAAAACGAAACCATCCTCGCGGCGGCAATGCGCTCTGGATATACGCTACCATACGGATGCCGTAATGGGGCTTGCGCAGCATGCAAAGGGAAGATTATCGAGGGAACGGTCGATCACGGTAACCCTCAAAGCTCTGCACTCGTCGATTTCGAAAAACGTAATGGCCTTACTTTGTTCTGCCAAGCAATCCCTCTCAGTAATCTAATTATCGAGGCGAGAGAGATCGAAACAACTGGAGATATTGAAGTTCGTCGATTGCCAAGTCGCGTCCAGTCAATACTTCGCGTTACCGACGACATTATTATCCTAAAGTTAAAACTGCCATCTAACGAACGTTTCCAATTTTTTGCAGGGCAGTACATTGATGTCCTGTTAAGTGGGGGGAAACGACGCAGCTACTCGATGGGCAACCCCCCACATGAATCCGAATATCTCGAATTGCATGTCCGAAACATGGCGAATGGCGCTTTCACAACACAAGTTTTTGAGACACTTAAAGAGAAAGATATCCTTAGGTTTGAGGGGCCCCTCGGAACCTTTTTCCTGCGAGAAGACACCGACAAACCCATAATCTTTGTCGCTAGTGGAACTGGTTTTGCTCCAATTAAAAGTATTATTGAATATACCTTTGAACAAGGTATTGACCGGCCGATGGCGCTCTACTGGGGTGGACGAAGACCTGGAGATATCTACATGAGCGATCTGGCTAGTCAGTGGCAAAAAGATCATCAAAACTTTAGTTTCATTCCTGTCGTCTCCGATGGCGAACTAGAAGATAAATGGGAGGGGCGAACCGGCATGGTTCATATCGCCGCAATGGAAGATTTTCCTGATATGGCGAACCATGAGGCGTATTCATGCGGCGTGCCTGCAATGGTAGAAGCCGCCCATAAAGACTTCACCGAGCAGTGCGGTTTGCCTGAGGACGCATTTTTCGCTGATGCGTTTACCCCTTCGGTTGATCCAAAACCTTAG
- a CDS encoding DUF3426 domain-containing protein, translated as MELFLVCPKCTHLFGSTSTRLMEQSGRVECLSCSNSFDGYAHYRFDILEEPIKVTLDEAIKEKSRFGQRHTLDLGSSNGAKKAVGKKDAALQDVAVRVVRSAEVDTNLYEAVFAPLPVSRSRWWYANLMFFLIFILILMFGFNRQIYVNSPLVAKGAVKICGTLGCEVGIPRQINALRLIGADLLVRPDWGDSYYQFRATIQNVGKQQLQFPAMELKLTDAQGRIVTSRVIYPIEYIGETTQAGIKAKGEQQLNLMFRIEGAPPFAFDSYLFYPKKNRL; from the coding sequence ATGGAATTATTTCTTGTCTGTCCCAAGTGCACACATTTGTTCGGGTCGACTTCAACGCGACTCATGGAGCAATCCGGTCGTGTTGAGTGCCTCTCTTGTAGCAATTCTTTCGATGGATATGCCCACTATCGTTTTGACATTTTGGAAGAGCCTATAAAAGTTACGCTAGATGAGGCAATAAAAGAGAAGAGTCGTTTCGGCCAGAGGCATACATTGGATTTAGGTAGCTCTAACGGTGCAAAGAAGGCCGTCGGGAAGAAAGATGCGGCATTGCAGGACGTGGCCGTTCGAGTGGTTCGCTCGGCGGAAGTTGATACAAACTTATACGAAGCCGTGTTCGCACCTCTCCCGGTGTCGAGGTCGCGTTGGTGGTATGCGAATCTCATGTTCTTTTTAATTTTTATATTAATTCTCATGTTTGGCTTTAATCGGCAGATATACGTAAATAGCCCTCTTGTTGCTAAAGGGGCTGTAAAAATATGTGGCACTCTTGGTTGTGAGGTCGGGATCCCTAGACAGATTAATGCGTTAAGGTTGATTGGAGCGGACCTCTTGGTTAGGCCTGATTGGGGGGATTCTTATTACCAGTTTCGCGCGACGATTCAGAACGTTGGAAAACAGCAGTTGCAATTTCCAGCAATGGAACTGAAATTAACTGACGCTCAAGGACGAATTGTTACAAGCCGAGTTATTTATCCGATCGAGTATATTGGGGAGACTACGCAAGCGGGAATAAAAGCTAAGGGAGAACAACAATTAAATTTAATGTTTCGTATTGAGGGTGCTCCTCCGTTTGCCTTTGATAGTTATCTGTTTTATCCGAAAAAGAACAGACTTTAG
- a CDS encoding TlpA disulfide reductase family protein: MTRRLFVTCVVIASVVAGILLSNSRPELDERAFRGAQRAQFKDLSGNWQQISSWEGSYRIVNFWATWCPPCLEEIPLFVRLQDEFGDRNVTFIGIALDDVDRVREFVGDNEINYPILIGSGDALRISEILGNQRSGLPFTVFLSPSGDLVDIHSGAVPESKIRQFVDKIR; encoded by the coding sequence GTGACGAGACGCTTGTTCGTAACTTGTGTCGTGATTGCGTCGGTAGTAGCTGGTATTTTGTTGAGTAATAGTCGTCCAGAATTAGATGAACGCGCATTCAGAGGTGCGCAACGAGCTCAGTTCAAGGATCTCAGTGGAAATTGGCAGCAGATCTCAAGTTGGGAGGGTAGTTATCGAATTGTTAATTTTTGGGCGACCTGGTGTCCACCCTGCCTCGAGGAGATTCCTCTATTCGTTCGGCTTCAAGATGAGTTTGGGGATCGTAATGTCACTTTCATTGGGATCGCCTTGGATGATGTTGATCGTGTTCGTGAATTCGTTGGGGATAATGAGATAAATTACCCCATATTGATTGGGTCCGGGGACGCTCTTCGCATTTCAGAGATTCTTGGTAACCAACGTTCAGGGCTACCTTTCACGGTGTTTTTAAGCCCCTCAGGAGACTTGGTCGATATCCATTCTGGCGCAGTTCCAGAGTCTAAAATACGACAATTTGTAGATAAAATCCGCTAA
- the ppc gene encoding phosphoenolpyruvate carboxylase: protein MNKYIKTKKPSRKEYVLRKDMRLLGGMLGDTIRDHEGQTIFNLVEKTRQLSVLLQRRGSDGAKRKLFKRLRSLDSFETSVVIRAYCYFSLLANIAEDQHHVRRRRAHEAARSGPQAGSLDAVMMMPEIQALSLHDLEEFFSSSLIVPVLTAHPTEVQRKSILDLKKTIVDLLNKRDRENLTPVELSRNDELLRRAILTLWQTRILRELKLSVQDEIDNGISYYESTFLTELPRLYGDIEDRMYSGSIQSTPPSALASFFKMGSWIGGDRDGNPFVNDEVMTYAVGKQSQVLYQFYRRELEALTGELSQSDWRVQVTDQLIALADQSMDISDHMKDEHYRRALMAIRTRLANTFGEGRKASSSIENAPLVYLSPEEFSTDLKIVSDSLYQNRSALVARGRIRALLRAADIFGFHLASLDLRQHSGVHESVISDLFARGMSRLGYGGLDEKEKRSWLLSELRVNRPLRSTFLNYDELTRKELKILDNANKLQGDYGKASISNYVISQTNDVSDILEVALLLKESGGLSAGENPYSSMNIVPLFETIEDLRNSSDVMSVLFSDPFYRKLLRNKDNVQEVMLGYSDSNKDGGYLTATWEIYNAEKELVKVFEKHGVKLRIFHGRGGTVGRGGGPSYEAILAQPSGSVAGQIRITEQGEVIASKYSDPEIGRRNLETLVAATLQATLVPQSLNQSVILSEYEDILREMARDSFVAYRSLVFDDPGFVEFFYQATPIAEIADLNVGSRPASRSKSTRIEDLRAVSWVFSWSLARIMLPGWYGFGSAVQVWVESHGDDAVEKLQGMYRDWAFFNVMLSNMDMVLAKSDFGIARRYAELVQDVDLRDRIFRRIEEEWELSVKWLLKISDQTYLLEKNPALSRSVQSRSPYIDTLNHLQIELMQRYRCGNHDEQLKRSILQTINGISAGLRNSG, encoded by the coding sequence ATGAACAAGTACATTAAAACGAAGAAACCCTCGCGTAAGGAATACGTACTTAGAAAGGATATGAGGCTTCTTGGAGGTATGCTCGGAGACACGATTCGTGATCATGAGGGGCAGACAATATTTAATCTTGTTGAAAAAACTCGGCAGTTATCGGTTTTGCTTCAACGCAGAGGTTCCGATGGAGCTAAACGTAAGTTATTTAAAAGACTGAGATCCTTAGATAGTTTTGAGACCAGCGTTGTCATTAGGGCTTATTGTTATTTTTCCTTATTAGCTAATATCGCTGAAGACCAGCATCATGTTCGCCGCCGCCGTGCGCATGAGGCTGCTCGCTCGGGGCCGCAAGCCGGATCTCTGGATGCGGTGATGATGATGCCAGAAATTCAAGCATTATCATTGCATGACCTTGAAGAATTTTTTTCTTCCAGCTTAATAGTCCCAGTTCTCACTGCACACCCGACCGAGGTGCAGCGAAAAAGCATCTTAGATCTTAAAAAAACGATTGTCGATTTACTGAACAAAAGAGATCGAGAGAATTTAACGCCAGTCGAGTTATCCAGAAATGATGAGTTGCTCCGTAGGGCCATACTTACCCTTTGGCAGACCCGAATTTTGCGGGAGTTGAAGCTCAGTGTGCAGGACGAAATAGACAATGGAATTTCATATTATGAGTCCACTTTTTTAACTGAACTTCCTCGTCTATACGGCGATATTGAAGATCGTATGTATTCAGGTTCGATACAATCGACCCCTCCCTCAGCTTTGGCAAGCTTTTTTAAGATGGGCAGCTGGATTGGAGGAGATCGAGATGGCAACCCCTTTGTCAATGACGAGGTTATGACGTATGCCGTCGGTAAACAAAGTCAAGTGTTGTACCAGTTTTATCGACGGGAACTTGAGGCGTTGACTGGTGAGCTATCTCAGTCAGATTGGCGTGTTCAGGTTACTGATCAATTGATTGCTTTGGCAGATCAGTCAATGGATATTTCTGACCATATGAAAGACGAACACTATCGACGCGCGTTAATGGCAATACGTACTCGGTTGGCGAATACGTTTGGTGAGGGGCGAAAAGCCTCTTCTTCGATTGAAAATGCGCCACTCGTTTATTTAAGTCCTGAAGAGTTTTCTACTGACCTAAAAATTGTCAGTGATTCGCTTTACCAAAATAGGAGTGCTCTAGTCGCGCGTGGAAGAATTCGAGCCCTACTAAGAGCGGCAGATATTTTTGGTTTTCACTTGGCTTCGCTAGACTTAAGACAGCATTCAGGGGTTCATGAAAGCGTGATATCTGATCTTTTTGCGCGGGGCATGAGCAGGTTAGGTTATGGGGGGCTTGATGAAAAGGAAAAGCGGAGTTGGTTGCTAAGCGAGTTAAGAGTAAACAGGCCGCTTAGGTCAACTTTTCTTAATTATGATGAATTGACCCGCAAGGAATTAAAGATATTAGATAACGCTAATAAGCTGCAAGGAGACTACGGCAAGGCTTCAATTTCAAATTATGTGATTTCCCAAACTAACGATGTAAGCGATATTCTTGAGGTGGCGCTACTTTTAAAGGAGTCCGGCGGTTTAAGTGCTGGGGAAAATCCATACTCATCTATGAATATAGTGCCATTATTTGAAACGATTGAGGATTTAAGAAATTCTTCTGATGTGATGAGTGTCCTTTTTTCTGATCCTTTTTATAGAAAATTGTTGCGTAATAAAGATAACGTTCAGGAAGTCATGTTGGGCTATTCAGATAGCAACAAAGATGGAGGCTACCTAACGGCGACCTGGGAGATTTACAATGCAGAAAAAGAACTCGTTAAGGTATTTGAAAAGCACGGCGTGAAGTTGAGGATATTTCATGGCCGAGGCGGGACAGTTGGTCGCGGTGGGGGGCCTAGTTATGAGGCGATCCTCGCTCAACCTTCAGGAAGTGTAGCCGGTCAGATTAGAATTACAGAACAGGGAGAAGTAATTGCCAGTAAATATTCTGACCCTGAAATTGGTCGACGCAATCTTGAAACCTTAGTGGCAGCAACGCTTCAAGCGACTTTAGTCCCACAGAGTCTGAATCAGTCAGTGATACTTTCCGAATATGAAGATATTTTGCGTGAAATGGCACGAGACAGTTTTGTCGCCTACCGTTCGTTGGTTTTTGATGATCCTGGATTCGTTGAGTTTTTCTATCAAGCAACACCTATTGCAGAAATTGCTGATCTTAATGTGGGAAGTCGGCCGGCGTCTCGGAGCAAGTCTACGCGTATTGAGGATTTGAGGGCGGTTTCCTGGGTATTTTCATGGTCTCTAGCAAGGATAATGCTGCCTGGTTGGTACGGTTTTGGCTCGGCTGTCCAAGTGTGGGTTGAAAGTCACGGTGACGATGCGGTTGAGAAGTTGCAGGGTATGTATAGAGATTGGGCATTTTTCAATGTCATGCTTTCAAATATGGACATGGTGCTCGCTAAAAGTGATTTTGGTATTGCCCGTCGGTATGCTGAATTGGTTCAAGATGTTGACCTCAGAGATCGTATTTTCCGGCGGATTGAAGAGGAGTGGGAGCTTTCAGTTAAATGGTTGCTTAAGATTAGTGACCAAACCTATTTACTCGAGAAAAACCCGGCTCTATCAAGAAGTGTGCAGAGTCGATCGCCATACATTGATACGTTAAATCATTTGCAAATTGAATTGATGCAGCGATACCGTTGCGGTAATCATGATGAACAGCTAAAGCGCTCGATACTCCAAACGATTAATGGGATTTCAGCTGGCCTCAGAAATAGTGGTTAG